tttgaaatttctatcacttttggttccggtaattctgttgaccatatatgtgatattcaggggccaaatatcatcttggagcatgttggagataaaaaacaaaatgtgcccaaaacgtgatattatgacgttatacgccgttctgagccatgtttgaactttctatcacttttggttccgataattctgttgaccatatttgtgatattcaggggccaaatatcgtattggagcatgttggagataaaaaacaaaatgtgcccaaaacgtgatattatgacgttatacgccgttctgagccatgtttgaactttctatcacttttggttccgatgattctgttgaccatatatgtgatattcaggctcctaataacatattggagcatgttggagataaaaaacaaaatgcgcccaaaacgtgatattatgacgttatacgccgttctgagccatgtttgaactttctatcacttttggttccggtaattctgttgaccatatatgtgatattcaggtgcctaataacatattggagcatgttggagataaaaacaaaatgtgcccaaaacgtgatattatgacgttatacgccgttctgagccatgtttgaactttctatcacttttggttccgatgattctgttgaccatatatgtgatattcaggctcctaataacatattggagcatgttggagataaaaaacaaaatgcgcccaaaacgtgatattatgacgttatacgccgttctgagccatgtttgaactttctatcacttttggttccggtaattctgttgaccatataggtgatattcaggggccaaatgtcatcatggagcatgttggagataaaaaacaaaatgtgcccaaaacgtgatattatgacgttatacgccgttctgagacatgtttgaactttctatcacttttggttccgatgattctgttgaccatatatgtgatattcaggtgcctaataacatattggagcatgttggagataaaaacaaaatgtgcccaaaacgtgatattatgacgttatacgccgttctgagccatgtttgaaatttctatcacttttggttccggtaattctgttgaccatatatgtgatattcaggggccaaatatcatcttggagcatgttggagataaaaaacaaaatgtgcccaaaacatgatattatgacgttatacgccgttctgagccatgtttgaaatttctatcacttttggttccggtaattgtgttgaccatatttgtgatattcaggggccaaatatcgtattggagcatgttggaggtaaaaaacaaaatgtgcccaaaacatgatattatgacgttatacgccgttctgagccatgtttgaactttctatcacttttggttccgatgattctgttgaccatatatgtgatattcaggctcctaataacatattggagcatgttggagataaaaaacaaaatgcgcccaaaacgtgatattatgacgttatacgccgttctgagccatgtttgaactttctatcacttttggttccggtaattctgttgaccatatagatgatattcaggggccaaatgtcatcatggagcatgttggagataaaaaacaaaatgtgcccaaaacgtgatattatgacgttatacgccgttctgagacatgtttgaactttctatcacttttggttccgatgattctgttgaccatatatgtgatattcaggtgtctaataacatattggagcatgttggagataaaaacaaaatgtgcccaaaacgtgatattatgacgttatacgccgttctgagccatgtttgaactttctatcacttttggttccgatgattctgttgaccatatatgtgatattgaggctcctaataacatattggagcatgttggagataaaaaacaaaatgcgcccaaaacgtgatattatgacgttatacgccgttctgagccatgtttgaactttctatcacttttggttccggtaattctgttgaccatataggtgatattcaggggccaaatgtcatcatggagcatgttggagataaaaaacaaaatgtgcccaaaacgtgatattatgacgttatacgccgttctgagacatgtttgaactttctatcacttttggttccgatgattctgttgaccatatatgtgatattcaggtgcctaataatatattggagcatgttggagataaaaacaaaatgtgcccaaaacgtgatattatgacgttatacgccgttctgagccatgtttgaaatttctatcacttttggttccggtaattctgttgaccatatatgtgatattcaggggccaaatatcatcttggagcatgttggaggtaaaaaacaaaatgtgcccaaaacgtgatattatgacgttatacgccgttctgagccatgtttgaactttctatcacttttggttccgataattctgttgaccatatttgtgatattcaggggccaaatatcgtattggagcatgttggagataaaaaacaaaatgtgcccaaaacgtgatattatgacgttatacgccgttctgagccatgtttgaactttctatcacttttggttccgatgattctgttgaccatatatgtgatattcaggctcctaataacatattggagcatgttggagataaaaaacaaaatgcgcccaaaacgtgatattatgacgttatacgccgttctgagccatgtttgaactttctatcacttttggttccggtaattctgttgaccatataggtgatattcaggggccaaatgtcatcatggagcatgttggagataaaaaacaaaatgtgcccaaaacgtgatattatgacgttatacgccgttctgagacatgtttgaactttctatcactgttggttccgatgattctgttgaccatatatgtgatattcaggtgcctaataacatattggagcatgttggagataaaaacaaaatgtgcccaaaacgtgatattatgacgttatacgccgttctgagccatgtttgaaatttctatcacttttggttccggtaattgtgttgaccatatttgtgatattcaggggccaaatatcgtattggagcatgttggagataaaaaacaaaatgtgcccaaaacgtgatattatgacgttatacgccgttctgagccatgtttgaactttctatcacttttggttccgatgattctgttgaccatatatgtgatattcaggctcctaataacatattggagcatgttggagataaaaaacaaaatgcgcccaaaacgtgatattatgacgttatacgccgttctgagccatgtttgaactttctatcacttttggttccggtaattctgttgaccatatagatgatattcaggggccaaatgtcatcatggagcatgttggagataaaaaacaaaatgtgcccaaaacgtgatattatgacgttatacgccgttttgagacatgtttgaactttctatcacttttggttccgatgattctgttgaccatatatgtgatattcaggtgtctaataacatattggagcatgttggagataaaaacaaaatgtgcccaaaacgtgatattatgacgttatacgccgttctgagccatgtttgaaatttctatcacttttggttccggtaattctgttgaccatatatgtgatattcaggggccaaatatcattttggagcatgttggagataaaaaacaaaatgtgcccaaaacgtgatattatgacgttatacgccgttctgagacatgtttgaactttctatcacttttggttccggtaattctgttgaccatatatgtgatattcaggcgccaaatgacatcttggagcatgttggagataaaaaacaaaatgtgcccaaaacgtgatattatgacgttatacgccgttctgagccatgtttgaactttctatcacttttggttccggtaattctgttgaccatatatgtgatattcaggcgcctaatgacatcttggagcatgttggagataaaaaacaaaatgtgcccaaaacgtgatattatgacgttatacgccgttctgagccatgtttgaactttctatcacttttggttccgatgattctgttgaccatatatgtgatattcaggctcctaataacatattggagcatgttggagataaaaaacaaaatgcgcccaaaacgtgatattatgacgttatacgccgttctgagccatgtttgaactttctatcacttttggttccggtaattctgttgaccatatagatgatattcaggggccaaatgtcatcatggagcatgttggagataaaaaacaaaatgtgcccaaaacgtgatattatgacgttatacgccgttctgagacatgtttgaactttctatcacttttggttccgatgattctgttgaccatatatgtgatattcaggtgtctaataacatattggagcatgttggagataaaaacaaaatgtgcccaaaacgtgatattatgacgttatacgccgttctgagccatgtttgaaatttctatcacttttggttccggtaattctgttgaccatatatgtgatattcaggggccaaatatcattttggagcatgttggagataaaaaacaaaatgtgcccaaaacgtgatattatgacgttatacgccgttctgagacatgtttgaactttctatcacttttggttccggtaattctgttgaccatatatgtgatattcaggcgccaaatgacatcttggagcatgttggagataaaaaacaaaatgtgcccaaaacgtgatattatgacgttatacgccgttctgagccatgtttgaactttctatcacttttggttccggtaattctgttgaccatatatgtgatattcaggcgcctaatgacatcttggagcatgttggagataaaaaacaaaatgtgcccaaaacgtgatattatgacgttatacgccgttctgagacatgtttgaactttctatcacttttggttccgatgattctgtcatcatggagcatgttggagataaaaaacaaaatgtgcccaaaacgtgatattatgacgttatacgccgttctgagccatgtttgaactttctatcacttttggttccggtaattctgttgaccatatatgtgatattcaggcgcctaatgacatcttggagcatgttggagataaaaaacaaaatgtgcccaaaacgtgatattatgacgttatacgccgttctgagacatgtttgaactttctatcacttttggttccgatgattctgttgaccatatatgtgatattcaggtgcctaataacatattggagcatgttggagataaaaacaaaatgtgcccaaaacgtgatattatgacgttatacgccgttctgagccatgtttgaactttctatcacttttggttccgatgattctgttgaccatatatgtgatattcaggctcctaataacatattggagcatgttggagataaaaaacaaaatgcgcccaaaacgtgatattatgacgttatacgccgttctgagccatgtttgaactttctatcacttttggttccggtaattctgttgaccatataggtgatattcaggggccaaatgtcatcatggagcatgttggagataaaaaacaaaatgtgcccaaaacgtgatattatgacgttatacgccgttctgagacatgtttgaactttctatcacttttggttccgatgattctgttgaccatatatgtgatattcaggtgcctaataacatattggagcatgttggagataaaaacaaaatgtgcccagaacgtgatattatgacgttatacgccgttctgagccatgtttgaaatttctatcacttttggttccggtaattctgttgaccatatatgtgatattcaggggccaaatatcatcttggagcatgttggagataaaaaacaaaatgtgcccaaaacgtgatattatgacgttatacgccgttctgagacatgtttgaactttctatcacttttggttccgataattctgttgaccatatatgtgatattcaggtgcctaataacatattggagcatgttggagataaaaacaaaatgtgcccaaaacgtgatattatgacgttatacgccgttctgagccatgtttgaaatttctatcacttttggttccggtaattctgttgaccatatatgtgatattcaggggccaaatatcatcttggagcatgttggagataaaaaacaaaatgtgcccaaaacgtgatattatgacgttatacgccgttctgagccatgtttgaactttctatcacttttggttccgataattctgttgaccatatttgtgatattcagggtccaaatatcgtattggagcatgttggagataaaaaacaaaatgtgcccaaaacgtgatattatgacgttatacgccgttctgagccatgtttgaactttctatcacttttggttccgatgattctgttgaccatatatgtgatattcaggctcctaataacatattggagcatgttggagataaaaaacaaaatgcgcccaaaacgtgatattatgacgttatacgccgttctgagccatgtttgaactttctatcacttttggttccggtaattctgttgaccatataggtgatattcaggggccaaatgtcatcatggagcatgttggagataaaaaacaaaatgtgcccaaaacgtgatattatgacgttatacgccgttctgagacatgtttgaactttctatcacttttggttccgatgattctgttgaccatatatgtgatattcaggtgtctaataacatattggagcatgttggagataaaaacaaaatgtgcccaaaacgtgatattatgacgttatacgccgttctgagccatgtttgaaatttctatcacttttggttccggtaattctgttgaccatatatatgatattcaggggccaaatatcatcttggagcatgttggagataaaaaacaaaatgtgcccaaaacgtgatattatgacgttatacgccgttctgagacatgtttggactttctatcacttttggttccgatgattctgttgaccatatatgtgatattcaggtgcctaataacatattggagcatgttggagataaaaacaaaatgtgcccaaaacgtgatattatgacgttatacgccgttctgagccatgtttgaactttctatcacttttggttccgatgattctgttgaccatatatgtgatattcaggctcctaataacatattggagcatgttggagataaaaaacaaaatgcgcccaaaacgtgatattatgacgttatacgccgttctgagccatgtttgaactttctatcacttttggttccggtaattctgttgaccatataggtgatattcaggggccaaatgtcatcatggagcatgttggagataaaaaacaaaatgtgcccaaaacgtgatattatgacgttatacgccgttctgagacatgtttgaactttctatcacttttggttccgatgattctgttgaccatatatgtgatattcaggtgcctaataacatattggagcatgttggagataaaaacaaaatgtgcccaaaacgtgatattatgacgttatacgccgttctgagccatgtttgaaatttctatcacttttggttccggtaattctgttgaccatatatgtgatattcaggggccaaatatcatcttggagcatgttggagataaaaaacaaaatgtgcccaaaacgtgatattatgacgttatacgccgttctgagccatgtttgaactttctatcacttttggttccgataattctgttgaccatatttgtgatattcaggggccaaatatcgtattggagcatgttggagataaaaaacaaaatgtgcccaaaacgtgatattatgacgttatacgccgttctgagccatgtttgaactttctatcacttttggttccgatgattctgttgaccatatatgtgatattcaggctcctaataacatattggagcatgttggagataaaaaacaaaatgcgcccaaaacgtgatattatgacgttatacgccgttctgagccatgtttgaactttctatcacttttggttccggtaattctgttgaccatataggtgatattcaggggccaaatgtcatcatggagcatgttggagataaaaaacaaaatgtgcccaaaacgtgatattatgacgttatacgccgttctgagacatgtttgaactttctatcacttttggttccgatgattctgttgaccatatatgtgatattcaggtgtctaataacatattggagcatgttggagataaaaacaaaatgtgcccaaaacgtgatattatgacgttatacgccgttctgagccatgttagtagtagataaaagccgattctagaacctcctctcagaacctcaggtcaaggtcaaggccaaggtcacgttgagtgaccatgaccttgaccttgccctgaggttctgggaggaggttccagaatcggctattgcaaaggggttcgttgaccagtaacctagacctaaacaatgacctttactttgagctcacctcaggtcaagatcacgtttagtgaccatgaccttgatcagtaaccttgacctgaacaatgacctttactttgacctcaacggagaccttgaagtcaaccttaattgtgaccaTGACGTTGACCTTGTACGTGACCTGAAATGAAGGTTACACGACGTGAGTTCATTGAAAACCCCACTTCGGAGGAGGTATGCTTTAAATAGCAGATAGAAAATCGTGTTCAACAGTATTGAAGTAAGAGTGTTGTGAACATGTTGACCTGCGACGTGTGTTACAAAGAGTTTACTAGACCAGATAATCTTGTGAGACATCAACGCACAGCATGTATTGGGAAACGTCGAAAGGTGGAAGAGGATCAACAAGGAGATGTTATAGTGTGTGAAATATGTGATGAACACGTAACCAGACAATGTTATTCCTCACATCTGCGCAGCAACAAACATAAACAGAAAGCCTTCGTAATAATAGATGATGgtgtagaaaaaatagattcgatatttggagataaaatatgtAGTTTTAGAGTGAGCGATCATGAACGGAAGTACGTAGACATGAAGGAATTCAGTAACCGAATTAGAGAAAAAGTTATCAGTTTGATACAGTCCGTGAGGAATGTAAATGGTAGTTTAAAAGTGAATACGGAAATTTTTGGattgtatttcataaatacgaaggaagaagtggaaatcaaatcattcaacacaaaaaataaaattataacagtaGCCGTAGACTTGTACCAAACATACGAGGACTTTATGGACGAGATTATGGTGAAAATGTCGGAATTCCAAGAACGGGACTCAGGTAAGAGTATAAGAATAGAAAAGTAGTAAAATGCGAAACTAAAGGCGTTAATACTGCAGGTTGGACCTTGTTGGAAATATTATATCTTGAAGTGAACTGTAACAAGTTTAATCCTACAAGAGCATCGAGCTACATCGACTTACCGACATCCATAAAAGGGAAGAGAGCGGTAATAAACGTGcaaaataacgataataagTGCTTTGCTTGGGCACTGATATCCGCGCTGTACCAACCCACAGGTTTACCGCAAAGAATATAATCATACCCAGATTATAGGgaaacagaattaaagtttGACTGCGTAACATTCCCAGTACCCATCAGAGACATACCAAAATTtgaggaagaaaataacatttcaattAACGTCTATGGTATAAATTCTTGGTATAATGGAGAGAAAATGGTAGATGATATTGTaactgtatgtatatgtaaacaGAAACGGGAGCGTCATGTAAACTTATTAGTAGTCAGCGACAATTTCGGGAATAACCactattgttggataaaaaacttatctcgACTGATAAATACACAATCATCGACTCATGAACATCAAAGATATATTTGTGAGGGTTGTTTGCAATACTTTTCAACTGAAGACAAGTTGGTACGACATCAGATGGATGActgtaaaaaagtgaaagCAACAGTACCAAGCgaacaaataaaagtgaatAAGTTCGGACATctagaaaaggaaaatgttttacaatttgaaggatttgaaaaaaaaatgaaagttccGTTTGTGGTGTACGCCGATTTCGAGGCGATTCTGAAACCCTTAACGCCCGAAGAAGGAAAAGTTTACGATGATAATAAACCATATACGGCCCGATGTTTTGAACACGAACCATACGCGTTTGCGTACTACATTAAGTGTGCTTACGATGATAACTTATCGAAATTCCGAATATACCGAGGGCGAAACGCTGCTCtggaatttattataagattggagaaggatgtaatagagatctataaacaacatttgaggCAAACAAAGGATATGATACCGCTAAGCTGTCTGGACCAATTTGTACATGAACTGAGTTCCGTATGTCACATTTGTGATAAACcaataaacaaagaagagaAAGTGTGTGATCACGATCACTTGACAGGATTGTATAGGGGTCCTGCGCATTCCGTctgcaatataaattataaattaccgaTGTTTATCCCTGTGTTTTTCCACAACCTGTCGAATTACGATGCCCACATGTTTGTGAAAAGTATTGCCCTAAACAAGGAGGAagtagaggtgatagcacaaaacaaagaaaaatatatttctttttccaaaaaaatagttgtCGGAGAAACAACCGATAACAAGGGAAAGAAACGCAaagtgtttatgaaaataagattCGTCGACTCGTTTAGATTTATGGCGAGTTCTTTGGAAAAGTTGGTTTCATATTTGGATGATAAGGATTGTGtggaagtgaaaaaaaaattcaaagactCTGAAGAATTTAGATTGATGCGCCAGAAAGGTGTATTTCCATATTCGTTCGTAGATTCGTTTGAAAAGTTGGAGTATAGTAAATTGCCTGATCATACACAGTTTTACGACATATTGAGTTCAAGTAATATTTCAAAGGAACAATACTCTAGAGCACAGACTgtatggaataaatttaagtgtACAACGTTGGGAGAATACAGTGACCTGTATTTGACGTCAGATGTGTTAATGTTGACTGAcgtctttgaaaatttcaggaCAATATCTTTGGAGAATTACAATCTGGATCCTTGCCATTATTATACTGCGCCCGGGTTTGGGTGGGATGCTCTGTTAAAAATGAcaggtgtaaaattagaattgttaTCAGACATTGACAtgttacacttttttaagaaagGAATTAGAGGCGGTCTCTGTATGTGTGTAAAACGATCTGCAATAGCAAACAACAAGTTCCTTGACGATTTTAACCCGGAAAAACCATCATCATATATTCTATACTTGGACGCTACCAATTTGTATGGGTATGCAATGAGTTGTAAATTACCAACAGGCGGTTTTCGATGGTTGTCGAACCAAGAAATAGCAGATATAGATGTGGAGTGTTTAGATGATGAACACCTTGGTTATGTCTTTGAAGTGGATTTGGAGTATCCCGAAAGGTTACACAACCAGCATGATGATCTACCGTTTTGTCCCGAAAACATAATCGCTCCCGGATCGAAGCATCCTAAGTTGATTGCgaacttacaaaataaatcgaaatacatAATTCACTATGTAAACCTACGTGAATGTGTGAAAAAAGGTCTTAAGCTAACCAAAATACACCGTGCATTGCAATTTCAACAATCGCCGTGGATGAAACcatatatcgattttaactctgaGAAACGAATGAATGCTACGAATGAATTTgggaaaaatcattataaacaaatgaataatatcgTGTATGGGAAAACgatggaaaatgttgaaaatagagtCGATATACGATTAGTGTCACATTGGGAGAATCGTTACAGGAGACCCGGTGCAGAAGCTCTTATCGCAAAGCCGACTTTCAagtcatcgaaaattttctgccatAATTTGGCAGCCATTGAAATGCAGAAGGTGGAGGTCAAATATAACAAACCTCTGTATGTAGGGTTTAGCGTACTGGAATTGTCGAAAGCGgtcatttataactttttttataattttttaaaagagaaatatggtgaaaacgtattattgttatatacaGATACGGATTCGTTAATTCTCGAAATATTTACTGAGAATGTATACCaggatatcaaagaaaatatagagaTGTTCGATACCTCTAATTACAAGTTAAACAACAGACATAATATTCCTCCAGGGCCGCCGATAGTtggaaaaatgaaagatgagTACCCAAATACGATATTAACATCGTTTTATGGTACAGGAGCTAAAGCTTAttgtattaacactttggaaggAGTTGTCAAGCGTGCCAAGGGTGTGAAAAAGtatgttatcgataaaaacttAAGTGTTTCAGAATATAAACGGATTATCGAAGATGGAGGTTCTGTGCGAAAAAAGATGTATGTCTTTCGCTCCTCCTATCACACGATGTATACAGAACTAAAGAATAAAGTGGCGCTCTCTGCACATGACGATAAACGTTACGTGATGGAGGATGGATGTCATACGTTAGCTTGGGGAAACTATCTTATTGAAGATCTACGCAGGGAAGATCTTTTGGACAACTTATTGGAGTTGTTAAACGTAAACATGTATGGCTAGTTAAATTGCGATcagttaatttgtaaaaaaaaaaaaaaaaatacttgcttgtatcacaaaacttgtatataaagtagaaagtaggttgttaaaaaggttacttgaaataaaatcaacgaaattaaaaaaaaaagttttttattttcttagtgtaaaaattataatacatccttttttgcaatccaagaattatgag
This genomic stretch from Onthophagus taurus isolate NC chromosome 7, IU_Otau_3.0, whole genome shotgun sequence harbors:
- the LOC139430446 gene encoding uncharacterized protein yields the protein MVDDIVTVCICKQKRERHVNLLVVSDNFGNNHYCWIKNLSRLINTQSSTHEHQRYICEGCLQYFSTEDKLVRHQMDDCKKVKATVPSEQIKVNKFGHLEKENVLQFEGFEKKMKVPFVVYADFEAILKPLTPEEGKVYDDNKPYTARCFEHEPYAFAYYIKCAYDDNLSKFRIYRGRNAALEFIIRLEKDVIEIYKQHLRQTKDMIPLSCLDQFVHELSSVCHICDKPINKEEKVCDHDHLTGLYRGPAHSVCNINYKLPMFIPVFFHNLSNYDAHMFVKSIALNKEEVEVIAQNKEKYISFSKKIVVGETTDNKGKKRKVFMKIRFVDSFRFMASSLEKLVSYLDDKDCVEVKKKFKDSEEFRLMRQKGVFPYSFVDSFEKLEYSKLPDHTQFYDILSSSNISKEQYSRAQTVWNKFKCTTLGEYSDLYLTSDVLMLTDVFENFRTISLENYNLDPCHYYTAPGFGWDALLKMTGVKLELLSDIDMLHFFKKGIRGGLCMCVKRSAIANNKFLDDFNPEKPSSYILYLDATNLYGYAMSCKLPTGGFRWLSNQEIADIDVECLDDEHLGYVFEVDLEYPERLHNQHDDLPFCPENIIAPGSKHPKLIANLQNKSKYIIHYVNLRECVKKGLKLTKIHRALQFQQSPWMKPYIDFNSEKRMNATNEFGKNHYKQMNNIVYGKTMENVENRVDIRLVSHWENRYRRPGAEALIAKPTFKSSKIFCHNLAAIEMQKVEVKYNKPLYVGFSVLELSKAVIYNFFYNFLKEKYGENVLLLYTDTDSLILEIFTENVYQDIKENIEMFDTSNYKLNNRHNIPPGPPIVGKMKDEYPNTILTSFYGTGAKAYCINTLEGVVKRAKGVKKYVIDKNLSVSEYKRIIEDGGSVRKKMYVFRSSYHTMYTELKNKVALSAHDDKRYVMEDGCHTLAWGNYLIEDLRREDLLDNLLELLNVNMYG